The stretch of DNA CCGACTTCATACGACCCAGACTTATCATGCGATCCAGATTGACTCACGAAAAGATCTGGCATCGACAGTTCCAACTGTGGAACAGCAAGAATCCAATCGAGATGAAGAGCCACCGTCCCTTCTCCGATGGCGACCGACCTTCTCCATTGAGCATGATAAATTGGAAGTTACCCATGCCCCCTGCTGATCTTCCAGCCGATAACGATTCTCCTTTGCAGCAGCCTGAAAAAAAATTGCCTTCCATTTCGAGGCAAGAAATGGACACTCGTTAAGGCCTGTAGAATCTCTCTCGAATTCACATCGTATGCTACATGCGCAGATATTGGACTGCATTCAAGGACCGACTTCCCAGGTTATTTGGTCGTGTCGGCGTAATAACCAGTATTTTATTAAGCAAACAATTCATAAATTGGCTACCACAGGAATGTGAAATCTGAGCGTAACGTTAAGAAAAATGCCCGGCGATCCATCTGGATCGCCGGGCATTTTTGAAAATGAAGAAAACGGATCATCTCACGAAAAGTACGAGAGCTTCTGGATACAGATGACAGTTACCGATCACTGACCTGTTCATCATCCCTGCGCACTGTCTGTGAGTCGTCCGCCGGCAGTGTGGCCAAAGTAGGCTCACTTGCCTGACCAGGGATTGCCAAAACGACTGCTGCTGTCGAAGTGGTGGTGCAACAGGCAGGTTGTGGTACGCAACAGGCTGCGACTTGTGTCGTATAGCCAGCCATAACAACTCCTGTTGTCTGGCAGGCGGCGACAGGTTGCTGATAAGCGACACAACCATATTGCACTTGCGTTCGAGAATATCTACCACGCCGTCCACGATCGTAGGTGTTCGGCCCATAGGTATAACCATTCTGATACCGATAGCCAGACCATCCGGGTTGGTTGTATCCGCTATCATATCCGTAAACCGCCTGCTGGCGGTAGCCACCATTCCACCCGTTTCCGTAGTACTGATTTCCATAGTATCGATTGGATGCGTTTCCATAACCCACCCGAAACAGCTGCGCTTCTGCGTCAGGACATCCCATAAACAGGGTGAAACCCGTAATCATGGTTCCCAAGACATACTTCCATAAATGGCACATGATTGATACTTTCTTAATCCTTGGATTCATACAGTTGGCTGCAAGTGCAGGCAGATTCATATCTCAGATGCGTTGCATCAGAAGCAGAACGATCAGGATCACGACAATGAGCCCAATCCCTCCGCTTGGATACGCCCCCCAGTTGCGACTATAACCCCAAGTGGGCATCGCACCGATCATCATGAGTATGAGCAATACAATCAGTACAGTTGTCAGCATGCAGAGACTCCTTTCTATCAATAAGGAAAGCTCAGTCTTGGAACACGAGGTTGTTCCATAGTGTTTTGTGTCTGTCGGCAGATAATGAGTGCTGCCACGTCTCTCTAACTCGAAGAGATCTCGCCGGTCCATTTGGAGGCTGGAATTCCACTGGCTAATCGGAAGAGTTGAATCACTGTTCCATTAACAAATGTGTGAGTTACGACACCATTGTCGGTCTCAAACTCCACAGCGGCATCTTGAATCGCTACGCCTGTCACGCGCTGAAGTTCCTCTCTCAAGGCGGGAAGAGAGCACATGAAGAGTCGGTTGTGGTATTCTTGAACCTGAGCAGCGCCGGTTTCAGTCTGCGATAATGTCACCTCGACGGGTGACAACGCATCGATGAGAGTCACGATTAACGTCGCCTGATCAAGCGTGACTGTGACCTTGGTTGGCGCATGTCCCGACATTTCCAATTGAAACCTGGTGATGACATCCTTGACTTGTTGCTCCATCGACTTGGTTTTTGGGGGCATAACGATATCCTTGCCATTCTTCTCTGGGGGGTCGCCGCAGGCTGTTTTTTGAAAGGCTTATGCCCGAGCGGAGGAATCCTGGTGCTCCTGTGGGCAAACAATGCACAAGCGCAGGCATGCCAACAGTGAACCGGATCTAAAACACTCGAATCTTATTTATCACAGGTACGCCGTCGGCGTACTCCAGCAGCACTGATTGTGCTAATTGTTTGATGTAATACGAATCCGTTCGTCCATGGATCAGTAAGTGTGTTGACGAACGCAGCACTCGAATGCCGCGAACACTTCCGTAAAGTCTGCGAGTGACAAGATCAGTCAACTCCGGGAGGTCGATGGGTACCATCGACGTGATCACTCTCTCGCTCTGGCATTCGGACTGCCGATTCATTGATATTTCCATTCTGCTATCAATAGATGGTGAAACTCTCAGGATGTGGCTTATCGCTTGATGACGGAGAAATAGCTGTGATCGATGTCACTAAGTGGATTTCCTCAGTTCGTATGATGAGATCCACGATGACGTCATATGACATCGTGCATGCAACTTAAGATCATCAAGCGTCGGTATCTAATACCTGAAAAACAAAAAACCGACATAAAAAGAACCCGGGCAGGGAACTCTTCATGTCGGCTTACAGATGATCATGCCTTCCGGGATGACCCGGCCTGCATTTTCTCTTGTCTTCCGAGGGATGTTTTCAATGTCGCTGATAGACGAGACCGTTCGGCGATAATGACTGGCCGTAAAAAATATAGGTACTATGAATTCATCAGCCAAGTCATGCTTCATGGTACCCTGTGGCATGATGATGAACAGGGACAATGGTCACATTTTCTGAGATTGTGGAAAATCGATTCATTCCTTTTTTCATTTCTTTAGGTTATGAAGGATGAGTGTTCTGACAATAGATCCCCTTCAATACAGCAATAGATGACACGTTGCTTGTGAATGATTTGAATGGATATGCAAGGTGAGTTCAGATGACCAAACCAATCATTGAGCCAAAAACCGCGGGAGAGATTGCTTCTGCCGTGTGTATTGCCATTGCCCGTTTTGAGCAGGATTTCATGGGCCGCGGACCTAAAGACATCCATGCGCATCTGGTGGGGGATCTGCTGATTGTTCGACTCCAGGGTGTTTTGACAGCTGCGGAACAACAATTGATCAAGACCTTACCCCCGGGAAAAGGTCGTGATCTGCTTAAAGAAGTGCGAACTCAACTGATTGAGACAGCCCGCTCGCAGTTGGAAGAGATGGTTGAACAAACCACTGGAGTGGCGTCAATCAGCCTGCATCACGATATCAGCACCAAGACTGGTGAAGAGATTGTGATCTTTACTCTGGCCCGGGCTCCCGTTGTCAGAGAGACACGCCGGCGCTGACCGGCGCAGGCAAGAAAGGCCAACCAGCTCTACCAGGGGATTAACGCGTGCTCATTGGTGGTATTCATCCAGTCGCGCTGTGGGCGAAGGTTGCTCGTGTCGCCATTGTGAGGTACTTACCTCAACTGTTTGTTGTTGAAGACAAGTAGAATCTTGATTTGGTTGCCGATCCGTCGGCAGAACTCTCCAAAAATCGCCTGTCTGGAAGATCGCTTGGCGAACAGGCGTCACTTTTCCAAGGGTTTACCATCTGGAGTCATGGGTAAAGAATGTCGATTGACCTGTTTGCACCATGGAGTAAGGCAATCGGATGTTCATTGCAGGGCCTGGATCGCTTTCGCATGATGAGCGACTTTCGCGTAGATCTCACGAATCTTCTGAGTCATATACTCATGACGAAAGACGTCCTGAAATAATTCTCGCCCCCGCTGGCCGTATTGCTGACAAAGGAGCGGATTTGCCAGCAACTCGATGGTCGCTTTGGCCAACCCTGGCACATCACCGCGTGGCAACAGATAGCCAGTTTCACCCGGGCGGACGATTTCGCTGGCGCCGTCGATGTCGTAGCTGATGACGGGCTTGCCTGCCAGCAAGCCCTGCGGCAAGACGCGGGCTAACCCTTCCCATTCGCTGCAATGGACCACGACGTCCATCGCATGGATGAGCTCCGGGATCTGGCTGGGTGGCACAAGGCCGGTGAAGACGAAGTGATCCGTCAGGCCGAGCGCGGCGATCTCTGCCTGATACTGCTCGCGGAGAATACCGTCGCCCACAAGCAAAAACTTAGCCCGGGGTTGTTGACGGACGATCTCGGGAGCGGCGGCGATGAGGTACTGATGCCCTTTAAGGTGGAACAGCCGGGCGATCTTGCCGACCACCAGATCGCTCTCGCTCAGCCCGAGTTCAGCGCGGATTTGGGTACGACTTTTGACTGGTGACAAATAGGGTTCCACATCGAAGCCGCTGCGGATCGTGGTGAATTTCTCTCGCGGGGCGACTTGAGCCGCTACGTACTGCTCGGTCATCGCATCGGAAACACTGATAAAGTGAGCCGTCTGTCGGCCTGCCCGTTGTTCGAGAAAGCGATAAAGACGATAGGCGGGCGTTGACTGCCCGTAATGAAACGAGGATCCATGAATGGTATGCACGACAGGGACACCTTCCACAAACCCTGCCTGCCTGCCGATGATGCCCGCCTTCGAGGCATGGGTATGAATCACGTCGGGCTTTAAGGTGCGAATGAGCCGCCTGAGTTCCTGGTACGCCCGCCAATCCTGCCAGGGGCGAATGGCACGGTGCAGTTCGGGCATGACAATCAAGCGGGCACCTGATTTCGCCGCCCGTTCTTCGAGGGAACCTTCCGGCCCCAAGCCCGGCCCTGTGACGAGTGTGACCTCGTCGCCGAAAAGCTGCACCTGATCCTCGACGTTCGAAACGGTATTCTCCTGCGCACCGCCGACAATCAATCGAGTGATGAAGTGCAATGTATGCATACAGAGCCAGCTTTATCGCACAGAATTTAAGTAGAGTGCATCATTTTAAGTAGGGTGCATGGAGTCCTCGGAATGCACCAGTATTTCAAAGCCGATAGAGGTAGAAACGTAGGGCAGGCTCCCGCCTGCCGGTTGGACTACGTTTTACCGAAACTGGTGCATTGGCATGCACCCTACTTAAATAATTGGCAGGCGGGAGCCTGCCCTACGTGGGGCGGCCCTAATTTAATACTTTCTGGCGCGAGCGCGGGCCTGGACGCGGCTGGGGAGGCCCATGATTCGCAGGAAGCCTTCGGCATCGGTCTGGTTGTACGAGCCGCCACCTTCCATGCTGGCAATCGCTTCGTCGTACAGGCTGTTCGGGCTGGTGCGGCCCTGATTGATGATGTTCCCCTTATAGAGGCCCAGCACCACTTCACCTGTCACAGGCTGCTGAGCTTCTTTGATGAATGCGAGCAAGGCATCCATCTTGGAGACGTACCAGAAGCCGTAATAGACCATCTGAGCAACTTCGGGCGAGAGCCGATCGCGCAAGTTGACCAGATCGCGGTCGAGGGTGAGTTGTTCCAGCGTTTGATGAGCGTGGTACAGCACAGTCATGGCCGGTGCTTCGTATACGCCCCGGCTCTTCATGCCCACAAAACGGTTTTCGACAATATCAATTCGGCCCACACCATTGCGGCCGGCGATCTTGTTGAGTTCCAGCACAATCTGCAGTGGTGAGAGCTTCTTGCCATTCACTCCGACAGGAATCCCTTTCTCGAACTGAATCGAAACGGATTCCACAGCATCGGGGGCGGCTTGCGGTGAAACCGTCATGCCGAAATCGACGATATCGACGCCGCAAACGTTGGGGTCTTCCAGCTTGCCCGCTTCGTAACTGATATGCAGACAGTTCTCGTCAGAGCTGTAAGGCTTAGCAGCGGAAGCTTTGACAGGAATCCCCTTTTGTTCGCAGTAAGCAATCAGCTCGGTACGGCCAGGGAATGCCTTGCGGAACTTTTCGATTCGCCAGGGAGCGATGATCTTGATATCCGGGTTGAGTGCTTCCGCAGCCAATTGGAACCGGCACTGGTCGTTCCCCTTGCCGGTCGCACCGTGAGCGTAGGCATCGGCACCGACTTCGCGGCAAACCTGGAGGCAGACCTTGCTGATCAGCGGCCGGGCGATGGAGGTTCCCAGCAGATAGATGTTCTCGTATTTGGCCTGCCACTGGAGGACGGGGAAGGCAAAATCGCGGCACATCTCTTCCTGGGCATCGACAATCCGAGCCGACTTGGCGCCGCAATCGTGAGCCTTCTTCAGAATGGCTTCGCGGTCTTCGCAAGGTTGCCCCACATCGACGTAGACGCAATGTACGTCATAACCTTCATCCTGCAACCAGCCGAGGATGACCGATGTATCTAATCCACCCGAATAAGCCAGCACACAACTGGGCATTGCCGATGCTCCGTAACAGATTCTTTTCCCATTCGGCTGAAAACAGCATTGTGAATGGGTTTCGTTGAACTGGGCAGATCACCTGCTTCAACTCGGGACAGAAATCCCAGTTGAGACGAGGTGTTCCGGCAGGCGACAATCACCTGCTGATATACCAATCCTCAGTTTAAGCATTGCCGAACGAAAGCGGTATTGTCAGGCTGAAGTGAACGTGTTTTCCCGGTATGGCAGAAGGAGTTCAGTGCGTGCTCGATCTCTCGGTCGTTGAACGGCTTGGTACGCTCGAACTGCAAGTGCGTGCTGTGGTTGACAGCCTGGCTCAGGGGAGGCATGCGAGTTCCTCGCGCGGATTTTCCATCGAATTCGCCCAGTATCGCGAATATACGCCCGGCGATGATCTGCGGTATGTGGATTGGAAAGTCTTTGGCAAGTCCGACCGGCTGTATGTCAAACAGTTTGATGATGAAACCAGCTTTGGCTGTCAGATTCTGATCGATTCCAGTGAATCGATGGCTTTTCGTTCTCCGGCAGTGCCGTGCAGTAAGTTTGAATATGCTCGGCTCCTGGGTGCTTCGCTGGGATTGGTGATTCTTCAGCAGCAGGATCATGTGAAACTCCATGTGCTGGCTGAGTCTGCCGCACAAACCAGCGGCTTTGCAGGGAGTTGGCCGGCGTATCGCCAGATGCTGGCCGAAATTGAACAGGTTCAACCCGAGGGGAAGGGGAACCCTGGTCAATTCCTCACTTTGCTGGGGAATCAGAGTCGACGTCGAGCCGTCATGGTGATCGTGACCGATGGGTTGAGTGATCTTCCGGAATTGATCTCCGGACTGCGCCAACTGCGCTATGGCCGGCACGATGTCCTCCTGCTGCAAGTGATGGATCGCTGGGAGAGAACCTTTCCGATGACGGGTTGGACGCAGTTTATCGGACTGGAAGAGTGGCCAGATCGCACGACCAATGCGCCATCGATTCGCCAAGGCTATCTGGCGGAGTACCAGTCATTCCAGCAGCAGTTGAACTCGGCTTGCCATGAAATGAAGATCGATTTCTTCCCGATTTCGACCGATATGTCGCTGGATCAGGTGTTGCGATCTGTGTTGCAGAGAAATCCCGAACTTATTCCGCAGTAGTCCTTTACAGAGTTTATTGCCATTGATTGTTCGACATATTGGCAGGAAATCGCTTCTCGCAATTGACACTGAGTCTCAATGTCAGCAATATGTCTGCGGAGACGTACTTCACTGGATCATTGAGTCGGGAAATGCCTGAGCCAAACCCATCCTCGCAGCTTAGCCACCAGAATGCAGCGGGCGAGAGTCTCGAAACTCGCACCAACTCGACTGCTGGTGCTGCCCCTGCCGTTGACTCATCCAGTTTGATGAAGGGGCAAAAAGAGCTCCTCATCAATCATCTGGGCGAAATTTACCGCCTCCGAATCACACGAAACGGGAAGCTGATTCTTCACAAGTAGCAGCGGGGCTGCCTCACAGAGCCACGCGTTATCGGGCTGAAGCGCATTCTCAAACCGCTTTGTACCCGTCAGATTTTCTGTCACAATTCCGCAGAACTTCTTCATGGTGAGAAAACTCGTCATGACGCAAACCGCGTCAGACGACTAAAATTCAATTATCACCAGAAACGCTGATATTTCTGGCAGTGATCCTGCCATCCTCGTTTCTGATCGCTCGCCCCGACTTTGCCGGGGGAACACAGGCAGTTGACGAAGGATCGGTCACAAATGTCTTCCGGAGCTTTACCCCCAAGTTCAGCAACACATCCGACGAGCAGTTCCTCCACCACATCTCCGGGAGAATTGCTGAAACAGGAACTGTTGCAGCAGCAGGGTGGGCCCTACTCTCCGGCGATACCGATCTCGATTTCGTGGACAATTCCGGATGTCAGCGGTAACTCCACCCCGGTATCACCACCCCGTGACATTTCCATCACAGCCCAGGTGATTGCCTCTCAGCCTTTTGGCTGCGCGCTGGAAGAAATCGAACTTCAGGCCAGTCATCTCACGAATGCGTCGATGGATGTGTTGAAGAAATGGGCCAATGCCCTCTGCCAGAAAGTGACCTATCTGCTCGAAAGTCTGGGGCCTCTGGAATTCGACCAGGATGGTCAGGAAGTCCTGATTCGATCGATCCCCCCCAGTTCGCTCACTTCCGCCAAGCGTTACTACGAGATTCGACTGACAACGCTCGGCAAAGGACGCTTTGTCCTTGGTCGATATGATGCTGTTCCCGGCCAATCCCGTTCTCGACATCCACTCGAACTCGGGATTGAGCAGGTTGTTCGTCTGGGGAACGATCTTGTCGCCACGCTCCCTGAGTCGGCCTGAAGACCGAATCTATCTTTTGTTTCACAACAAAGCTCTTCTTTGTGTGGTCTACTCATTTTTCAAGGCTTAACAGCTTTTCCTGAGTCGATCTATTCACTTGAGCACACGATCGTTGCCTCGTGTAACGAAACAGTCTCGACAGGCTGTTCACAATCAACTAACACTTCCGCTCGTCGAGCCGGTTTCATGATGAACCACCGGCAGAAATGTCCAGATTTTACCCCACGAACAGAGCATGGATGCTGTCTGAAGCCATCTGGCGACAGACATCGTGAGGAACCGTTCGCATGCCATTTCGACAACTGATCATTCCACCGATCTACATTATCCTGTACGGATTCACATATCTTCTGGCCTACTCTCTGCGCTTCGATTTCGAAGTTCCCAGTGAGGTCTGGGGGAGATTTCTAGCCACTTTTCCACTGGTGATTGCCACCAAGTCGCTGGTGAATCTATTGACTCGTCAATGGCGCAGGAAGCACCGTTACACCTCGCTCGTTGATGTCATCTACGTCACCGGAGATGCCTTTTTTGCAGCGACATTACTTTTGGCCATCAATGCCTTTCTGCCCTCGGGAATCGTGATTCCGCGATCGATTGTGTTGATTGATCTGATGCTCACAGTTCTGGCAATTGCCGGCCTGCGTTCGATGATTCGCAGCTATTGTGAAGTGATTCATCCCAAGCTCCACCGCAGGCTGGGTGGTATGTCGCAACTGACGCCACGCCGGGCTTTGATCTACGGTGCAGATGCCAGCGCTGTCGCCATTTTCCGCGCACTCAAAAGTGGCAACGAAGAATATCGCATCTGCGGCTTTATCGATCCTGATGGATTCTCTCAGTCGAGCATTATTGGCGAAGCCGAAGTCTTCAGTGGCCAGATTGATCTCGCCAAAATCGCGAAAAAAGTCCGAGCGGAAATGTTGCTCATACCGGCATCGACGCCCGGGCGAATCGTGCGCGAGTTACTCGTTCAATGTGATGACCAACATCTTCTGGCCCATGTGATCCCGGGTGTCGATGAAATCGTCAATGGACGCATTCGGCTGGCGACGCGGGAAGTGACCATCTCCGACCTGTTACGCCGCGAACCGACAAAGCTCGATTTTGAAAGTATGCGGAGTTACATCTCTCGTCGCCGTGTGCTGGTCACGGGGGCTGCGGGAAGTATTGGCTCAGAGCTGTGCCGACAAATTCTGGCTCTGAATCCGGAAAGTCTGATTCTGCTCGATCAATCCGAGCCTGGCATTTTTGCGATGGAACAGGAGTTCCAGACACGCACGACCGGCGGCACTCGACTGGTTTACGAGATCGCCGATATGCGGGATCAACCTACGCTCGAACAGATCTTCGATACCTACAAGCCCCAACTGGTCTTCCATGCAGCGGCATATAAGCATGTTCCTCTTATGGAAGCCAATCCGCAGGAAGCGATCCGTAACAACATCTTCGGCACAAAAGCGCTGGTCGATGCCGCCGATCAATTTGGTGTGGATCGCTTTGTGTTGATCTCGACTGATAAAGCCGTGCGTCCCACCAACATCATGGGTTCCACAAAACTCTTTGCCGAGAAATACCTGCAGGCGACTGCCCAGAAATCCAAAACCGAGTTTATGACGGTTCGCTTCGGGAATGTGCTCAACTCGGCAGGTAGCGTAGTACCGACATTCCGCCGACAGATTCTCGAAGGTGGCCCGATCACTGTGACGCATCCCGAGATGGTGCGGTTCTTCATGACGATTCCTGAAGCCGTTCAACTCGTGCTGCAGGCAGGGGCCATCGGACAAACCGGCGGCGTCATGATTCTGGATATGGGCGACCCGGTGAAAATTCTCGATCTGGCCCGCGATATGATCTATCTTTCCGGGCTCAAGTACCCGGACGATATCGACATTGTCTTTACTGGCCTTAGACCCGGCGAAAAGCTCTACGAAGAACTCTTCTATGAATCCGAAGTCTCGGCCGAGAAGATCCACGAAAAGATTTTCATGGCCCACCGGGCTCCGATTTCACCTCGTCTGGTGAAAGAAGCTCTCGCTCGTCTGCAGTCAGCCGTTGAACTTTCCCGGGAAGCTGCCGCAGCGACTTTGCGTGAGATCACCGCCGAGTTCGTGGCAATTGATGAGGGGACATCTTCCGAGCACATCAGCCAGCCCACTCGCAAAGCGGCTTAAAGCCTGTTCAGAGGCGAAAGTTCTCTGTTGATCAGCGAATTCCTGTTTGACTTCGGCTTGTTCCGTGGTGGAAGATCATGTCCTGAAATGCCAGCAAGGCTAGACCGCCATGACGACTGGTTGATTGGGGATAAACTTCGGGACGAGCAGGAATTGAAGATGGTCACGGAGCGGAGGAATCGCCGCCGTCATTTTCTGTTGAGAGGTTGGCATCGCCTGCAGATTGAAAACAGGCTTCAGGTGCGTTCATCCCGCCTGCTCAAGAACTTCAAGTCGTCCGTTGAAAACCCTCATAAGGTTT from Planctopirus ephydatiae encodes:
- a CDS encoding DUF3309 family protein — translated: MLTTVLIVLLILMMIGAMPTWGYSRNWGAYPSGGIGLIVVILIVLLLMQRI
- the hemP gene encoding hemin uptake protein HemP, with product MPEPNPSSQLSHQNAAGESLETRTNSTAGAAPAVDSSSLMKGQKELLINHLGEIYRLRITRNGKLILHK
- a CDS encoding DUF58 domain-containing protein, whose product is MLDLSVVERLGTLELQVRAVVDSLAQGRHASSSRGFSIEFAQYREYTPGDDLRYVDWKVFGKSDRLYVKQFDDETSFGCQILIDSSESMAFRSPAVPCSKFEYARLLGASLGLVILQQQDHVKLHVLAESAAQTSGFAGSWPAYRQMLAEIEQVQPEGKGNPGQFLTLLGNQSRRRAVMVIVTDGLSDLPELISGLRQLRYGRHDVLLLQVMDRWERTFPMTGWTQFIGLEEWPDRTTNAPSIRQGYLAEYQSFQQQLNSACHEMKIDFFPISTDMSLDQVLRSVLQRNPELIPQ
- a CDS encoding DUF2294 domain-containing protein: MPPKTKSMEQQVKDVITRFQLEMSGHAPTKVTVTLDQATLIVTLIDALSPVEVTLSQTETGAAQVQEYHNRLFMCSLPALREELQRVTGVAIQDAAVEFETDNGVVTHTFVNGTVIQLFRLASGIPASKWTGEISSS
- a CDS encoding glycosyltransferase family 4 protein codes for the protein MHTLHFITRLIVGGAQENTVSNVEDQVQLFGDEVTLVTGPGLGPEGSLEERAAKSGARLIVMPELHRAIRPWQDWRAYQELRRLIRTLKPDVIHTHASKAGIIGRQAGFVEGVPVVHTIHGSSFHYGQSTPAYRLYRFLEQRAGRQTAHFISVSDAMTEQYVAAQVAPREKFTTIRSGFDVEPYLSPVKSRTQIRAELGLSESDLVVGKIARLFHLKGHQYLIAAAPEIVRQQPRAKFLLVGDGILREQYQAEIAALGLTDHFVFTGLVPPSQIPELIHAMDVVVHCSEWEGLARVLPQGLLAGKPVISYDIDGASEIVRPGETGYLLPRGDVPGLAKATIELLANPLLCQQYGQRGRELFQDVFRHEYMTQKIREIYAKVAHHAKAIQALQ
- a CDS encoding polysaccharide biosynthesis protein, encoding MPFRQLIIPPIYIILYGFTYLLAYSLRFDFEVPSEVWGRFLATFPLVIATKSLVNLLTRQWRRKHRYTSLVDVIYVTGDAFFAATLLLAINAFLPSGIVIPRSIVLIDLMLTVLAIAGLRSMIRSYCEVIHPKLHRRLGGMSQLTPRRALIYGADASAVAIFRALKSGNEEYRICGFIDPDGFSQSSIIGEAEVFSGQIDLAKIAKKVRAEMLLIPASTPGRIVRELLVQCDDQHLLAHVIPGVDEIVNGRIRLATREVTISDLLRREPTKLDFESMRSYISRRRVLVTGAAGSIGSELCRQILALNPESLILLDQSEPGIFAMEQEFQTRTTGGTRLVYEIADMRDQPTLEQIFDTYKPQLVFHAAAYKHVPLMEANPQEAIRNNIFGTKALVDAADQFGVDRFVLISTDKAVRPTNIMGSTKLFAEKYLQATAQKSKTEFMTVRFGNVLNSAGSVVPTFRRQILEGGPITVTHPEMVRFFMTIPEAVQLVLQAGAIGQTGGVMILDMGDPVKILDLARDMIYLSGLKYPDDIDIVFTGLRPGEKLYEELFYESEVSAEKIHEKIFMAHRAPISPRLVKEALARLQSAVELSREAAAATLREITAEFVAIDEGTSSEHISQPTRKAA
- a CDS encoding argininosuccinate synthase; translation: MPSCVLAYSGGLDTSVILGWLQDEGYDVHCVYVDVGQPCEDREAILKKAHDCGAKSARIVDAQEEMCRDFAFPVLQWQAKYENIYLLGTSIARPLISKVCLQVCREVGADAYAHGATGKGNDQCRFQLAAEALNPDIKIIAPWRIEKFRKAFPGRTELIAYCEQKGIPVKASAAKPYSSDENCLHISYEAGKLEDPNVCGVDIVDFGMTVSPQAAPDAVESVSIQFEKGIPVGVNGKKLSPLQIVLELNKIAGRNGVGRIDIVENRFVGMKSRGVYEAPAMTVLYHAHQTLEQLTLDRDLVNLRDRLSPEVAQMVYYGFWYVSKMDALLAFIKEAQQPVTGEVVLGLYKGNIINQGRTSPNSLYDEAIASMEGGGSYNQTDAEGFLRIMGLPSRVQARARARKY
- a CDS encoding DUF2294 domain-containing protein; this translates as MTKPIIEPKTAGEIASAVCIAIARFEQDFMGRGPKDIHAHLVGDLLIVRLQGVLTAAEQQLIKTLPPGKGRDLLKEVRTQLIETARSQLEEMVEQTTGVASISLHHDISTKTGEEIVIFTLARAPVVRETRRR